A window of the Bacteriovorax sp. PP10 genome harbors these coding sequences:
- a CDS encoding ubiquinol-cytochrome c reductase iron-sulfur subunit: MSDTRSLNRREFFSYVTVGWVMFSAACAGLATLAFRFSYPNVNFDPEMEFLAGAPGDYAAGVDERYKNAFGVWMVKLDGRLVALSNICTHLGCIPTWLPAELKFKCPCHGSGYYMSGVNFEGPAPRPLERYKISLQPDGKIKVDKTKVFRAEKGEWDNPDAFLVV; this comes from the coding sequence ATGAGTGACACTAGAAGTTTAAATCGTCGTGAGTTTTTTAGTTACGTAACTGTTGGTTGGGTAATGTTCTCAGCTGCATGCGCGGGACTAGCTACACTTGCATTTCGTTTTTCATATCCAAACGTTAATTTCGATCCAGAAATGGAATTCCTAGCAGGAGCACCTGGTGACTATGCTGCTGGTGTTGATGAAAGATACAAAAACGCATTTGGTGTTTGGATGGTTAAGTTAGATGGAAGACTAGTAGCTCTATCGAACATCTGTACACACTTAGGTTGTATTCCAACTTGGCTTCCAGCTGAATTAAAATTCAAATGTCCATGTCACGGATCTGGTTACTACATGAGTGGAGTTAACTTTGAAGGTCCAGCTCCACGTCCACTTGAGAGATACAAAATTTCTCTTCAACCAGATGGAAAAATCAAAGTTGATAAAACAAAAGTATTCCGCGCTGAAAAAGGCGAGTGGGATAATCCAGATGCTTTCTTAGTTGTGTAA
- a CDS encoding HEAT repeat domain-containing protein: MSTNSGDSRAPQTQKKILENPFVGSLVVPIAIVLVGALIIFGVTKMLSAERSYKDLVNEIQSKSFGNKWVAAYELSKQINSSQIPAEDYPWFVENLTLAYKDSVEPRTRGFIIAALGALKTDLALPTFQLALQDIDTDVKFHAVVALANQNKGIKFDWAPTIELLQSKEAILRQASTLALATHQVPEAQTPIRGLLRDESVTTRYAAATALIAFKDEMAKDTLVEILKLKYPEATERVAPPALDVKQITDLKLSVLITLEKYNWKILNNTILEVAEMDSNLSVATKAKEVLNLLKK; this comes from the coding sequence ATGTCGACTAATTCTGGTGATTCGCGAGCTCCGCAAACTCAAAAGAAAATTCTTGAGAACCCTTTCGTGGGAAGCCTCGTCGTTCCTATTGCTATTGTACTAGTAGGCGCACTGATTATTTTCGGTGTAACGAAAATGTTATCAGCAGAAAGATCATACAAAGATTTAGTAAACGAGATCCAGTCAAAGTCATTTGGTAACAAATGGGTTGCTGCCTATGAATTATCAAAACAAATCAACAGTTCCCAGATTCCTGCGGAAGACTACCCTTGGTTCGTTGAGAATCTAACACTAGCGTACAAAGATTCAGTTGAACCAAGAACAAGAGGATTTATTATCGCAGCTCTTGGTGCATTAAAAACTGACCTTGCGCTTCCAACATTCCAACTTGCTCTTCAAGATATTGACACAGATGTGAAGTTTCACGCTGTGGTTGCATTAGCTAATCAGAATAAAGGAATTAAATTTGATTGGGCCCCGACTATTGAATTACTTCAATCAAAAGAAGCTATTTTAAGACAAGCAAGCACGCTTGCCCTTGCAACTCACCAAGTTCCAGAAGCACAAACTCCAATTAGAGGCCTGCTTCGCGATGAGAGTGTAACGACGAGATACGCTGCAGCAACAGCTTTAATTGCTTTCAAAGACGAGATGGCAAAAGATACTTTAGTAGAAATCCTAAAGTTAAAATATCCAGAAGCGACTGAGCGCGTTGCGCCTCCAGCTCTTGATGTAAAACAAATCACAGACTTAAAGCTGAGTGTTTTAATCACTCTAGAAAAATATAACTGGAAAATTTTAAACAATACTATTTTAGAAGTCGCCGAAATGGATTCTAATCTTTCTGTAGCAACAAAAGCGAAGGAAGTATTAAATCTGTTGAAAAAATAA
- a CDS encoding thiolase family protein gives MSGQEKIYLVQGKRTPFGKFGGSLKDVTPVDLAVHAAKALISEIKLDAGKIDQVILGSVVPSSTDTMYGGRHLALKLGCRQETPGLVVNRLCGSGIEAILAASRLIKLGEAQCVLAAGTENMSMVPHLVYGSRFGTKYGSLKSVDMLLDALTDQYSQTPMGITAENLSEKFEITKEQSDTFAYQSHARAAQAYKDGHLQGEIAPYPLKKGVCDRDEHMRDDASLEEMKSLRPTFKPDGVVTAASASGIVDGAAAVIVASESFCKKEGLTPLAEIVDGFVIGVDPKIMGIGPSPAIKGLLAKNNMTLDQVDLFEINEAFAGQTLSCMKDINIPHEKINLWGGAVALGHPLAASGVRIAHTLARQLKHFNKNYGIASACIGGGQGIAILLKRV, from the coding sequence ATGTCCGGTCAGGAAAAGATCTATTTGGTGCAAGGGAAACGCACACCATTTGGTAAATTCGGTGGCTCTTTAAAAGACGTAACTCCTGTAGATTTGGCAGTTCATGCGGCTAAAGCTTTGATTTCTGAAATCAAGTTAGACGCAGGAAAAATCGACCAGGTCATTTTAGGAAGTGTCGTTCCTTCATCAACAGATACGATGTACGGTGGCCGTCACCTCGCTTTGAAATTAGGTTGTAGGCAAGAAACTCCAGGGTTGGTGGTGAACAGACTTTGTGGATCAGGTATTGAGGCCATTTTAGCAGCTTCCCGCTTAATTAAATTAGGTGAAGCACAATGTGTGCTTGCAGCTGGAACAGAAAATATGTCAATGGTTCCGCACCTTGTATACGGATCACGTTTTGGAACAAAATACGGATCACTAAAATCTGTCGATATGCTTTTAGATGCATTAACAGATCAGTACTCACAAACACCAATGGGAATCACTGCTGAAAATCTTTCAGAAAAATTTGAAATTACAAAAGAGCAAAGTGATACATTTGCATATCAATCTCACGCCAGAGCAGCACAGGCCTATAAAGATGGTCACCTTCAAGGGGAGATCGCTCCATACCCTTTGAAGAAAGGTGTATGCGATAGAGACGAGCACATGCGCGATGATGCTTCTTTGGAAGAAATGAAAAGCTTACGCCCAACATTTAAACCAGACGGTGTTGTAACAGCAGCTTCTGCTTCAGGAATCGTTGATGGTGCAGCAGCAGTTATCGTTGCGAGCGAGTCATTCTGCAAAAAAGAAGGATTAACTCCATTAGCAGAAATTGTAGATGGATTTGTGATCGGTGTAGACCCAAAAATTATGGGAATCGGCCCGAGCCCTGCGATCAAAGGATTACTCGCAAAAAATAATATGACATTGGATCAAGTTGATCTTTTTGAAATTAACGAAGCGTTCGCCGGACAAACTCTTTCTTGTATGAAAGATATAAACATCCCTCATGAGAAAATTAATCTTTGGGGTGGAGCTGTGGCCTTAGGCCACCCACTAGCAGCTTCAGGAGTGAGAATTGCTCACACACTTGCTCGTCAGTTAAAACATTTTAATAAAAATTACGGAATTGCTTCAGCTTGTATTGGTGGTGGTCAAGGGATCGCTATCTTACTAAAGCGAGTATAA
- a CDS encoding FliG C-terminal domain-containing protein, which produces MEGNNSANGVFINGKAQIIEMLQHMPREERAILLKNLKARNPQLAEELTEQCFTFSDLDNLSDNELSMIFQYVTAPILGMALKNIERAFQRRLLSLAGREYAEEAFRVLKTAYSTEKRDIKRAQNKIIEVLVSLKKRKQVQF; this is translated from the coding sequence ATGGAAGGCAATAACAGCGCAAACGGTGTATTTATCAATGGTAAAGCACAAATTATCGAGATGCTTCAGCACATGCCAAGAGAAGAACGCGCTATTCTTCTTAAAAACTTAAAAGCAAGAAATCCCCAGTTAGCTGAAGAGCTGACAGAACAGTGTTTTACTTTTTCTGATTTAGATAATCTTTCTGATAATGAATTAAGTATGATTTTCCAATACGTGACAGCTCCTATTTTAGGAATGGCACTAAAGAACATTGAACGCGCTTTTCAAAGACGTTTATTATCTCTGGCAGGCAGAGAGTATGCTGAAGAAGCATTCCGCGTTTTAAAGACTGCCTACTCTACTGAGAAAAGAGATATCAAGAGAGCTCAAAATAAAATTATCGAAGTCCTGGTTTCTTTGAAAAAAAGAAAGCAAGTTCAATTCTAA
- a CDS encoding Crp/Fnr family transcriptional regulator, with protein sequence MSNLSANKGTEAPILFKAGTVIFAQGKTSKYLYLVKKGEVRLMKMKGNSLNVIQLCGERDILNEVAVLTNKPNDLTAIAKTDVELVLVDQKEILSVIKNSPKWIPDIFETLCERLKHTQDMINEHNLDQEKDARLLLNKEDERKYLEALGNFNSDS encoded by the coding sequence ATGAGCAATTTATCAGCAAATAAAGGGACGGAAGCACCAATTCTCTTTAAAGCAGGAACAGTTATTTTCGCTCAGGGAAAAACTTCTAAGTATCTCTACCTTGTAAAAAAAGGTGAGGTGAGACTGATGAAGATGAAAGGCAATAGTTTAAATGTTATTCAGCTTTGTGGTGAAAGAGACATTCTGAATGAAGTGGCCGTACTAACAAATAAGCCCAATGACTTGACAGCTATCGCTAAGACCGATGTTGAATTGGTGCTGGTTGATCAAAAAGAAATTCTCTCTGTGATTAAGAATTCACCTAAGTGGATTCCGGATATTTTTGAAACGCTTTGTGAAAGATTGAAGCATACTCAGGACATGATCAACGAACATAACCTTGATCAGGAAAAAGACGCTCGCCTTCTTTTAAACAAAGAAGACGAGAGAAAGTATTTAGAAGCTTTGGGTAATTTTAATTCAGACTCTTAG
- a CDS encoding Ppx/GppA phosphatase family protein: MRRASIDIGSNSVLLLAVELDENGQIKEELLNESFITSLGKDLDVTKKFHPDSMQATYEALSTYKKLLDKIKFPVGDVIATATEASRVSTNSREFFKKIKDELGFNIQIISSDGEAYYTALGVVSSLPKAEGKIVVMDIGGASTELILINTSPFKIEKSISLPVGSVRATDWKKQNEFDSKIYDILAPDMSEYNTETLVCVAGSMTALASMYLGQREYSDTKIEGMSISFKSFQDFARDLQNTTVENLLMLFPFLGKRAPMVAAGSLVAELIGSKLKIDLIKVSTRGLRYGTVITGGINEQFISK, translated from the coding sequence ATGAGAAGAGCTAGTATTGATATCGGATCAAATTCTGTGCTGCTACTTGCAGTGGAATTAGATGAAAATGGCCAGATTAAAGAAGAACTCTTAAATGAGTCTTTCATCACTTCATTGGGAAAAGACCTGGATGTAACAAAAAAGTTTCACCCTGATTCAATGCAGGCGACTTATGAAGCTCTAAGCACTTATAAAAAGTTATTAGATAAAATAAAATTTCCGGTTGGTGATGTCATCGCAACGGCTACAGAGGCCAGCAGAGTTTCAACTAATTCACGTGAGTTTTTTAAAAAAATTAAAGATGAACTGGGTTTTAACATCCAGATTATTTCCAGCGATGGAGAGGCCTACTATACGGCCTTAGGAGTTGTTTCTTCTCTGCCGAAGGCAGAAGGTAAGATTGTTGTCATGGACATCGGAGGAGCTTCTACAGAGCTTATCCTGATTAATACTTCGCCTTTTAAAATTGAAAAATCAATCAGCCTTCCGGTTGGATCAGTCAGAGCAACTGACTGGAAAAAACAAAATGAATTTGATTCAAAGATTTATGACATCCTTGCTCCTGATATGAGCGAGTATAATACCGAGACACTTGTATGTGTGGCCGGAAGTATGACGGCCTTAGCTTCAATGTATTTAGGACAAAGAGAGTATAGCGATACGAAGATTGAAGGAATGAGCATTTCTTTTAAGTCATTTCAGGACTTCGCTCGGGACCTGCAAAATACAACAGTTGAAAATCTTCTGATGCTTTTTCCTTTTTTAGGAAAGAGAGCGCCAATGGTAGCAGCTGGATCTCTGGTTGCTGAACTTATCGGCAGCAAACTTAAAATCGACTTAATTAAAGTATCCACTCGTGGTCTTCGTTACGGAACAGTTATTACTGGAGGAATTAATGAGCAATTTATCAGCAAATAA
- the mtnA gene encoding S-methyl-5-thioribose-1-phosphate isomerase: protein MKNVLQPLKYEREVLMLLDQRLLPLEEVYITAKTIEDCFRAIQDMVVRGAPLIGFTGIWGLALYLKNNPKVVLPQFEQAAEYLKSARPTAVNLAYEIDRCVVMARKETHLNALYPKLVEFAQKEMNNLYEKNLAMAKFAEAELTKIYGDRPLNLMTICNTGTLACGVLGTALGVIVHLHQQKKVKSVYASETRPYLQGSRLTSFELIKEGIDHEIVVEGAASYLMRNKMVDAIFAGADRIVENGDTANKVGTSSLSIIAKHYGIPFFIVAPVSSFDLEMKTGDEIEIELRDPNEILKYKGAHIAHPDAKALNPSFDVTDHSCITGILCENGAINPVTVENVRKVVGV from the coding sequence ATGAAAAACGTATTACAACCATTAAAATATGAAAGAGAAGTGTTAATGCTTCTTGATCAAAGACTTCTTCCTTTAGAGGAAGTTTATATCACTGCTAAAACAATTGAAGACTGCTTCCGTGCTATCCAGGACATGGTCGTAAGAGGAGCTCCACTTATCGGTTTCACTGGTATCTGGGGACTGGCACTTTATTTAAAGAACAATCCTAAAGTTGTGCTTCCTCAATTTGAACAGGCCGCTGAGTACTTAAAGAGTGCTCGCCCGACTGCAGTTAACCTTGCTTATGAAATTGATCGCTGCGTGGTTATGGCCCGCAAAGAAACTCACTTAAATGCACTTTATCCAAAGTTAGTAGAGTTCGCTCAAAAGGAAATGAACAATCTTTATGAGAAGAACCTGGCGATGGCCAAATTTGCTGAAGCAGAACTGACAAAAATTTACGGTGATCGTCCATTAAACTTAATGACGATTTGTAATACAGGAACTCTTGCTTGCGGTGTTTTAGGAACAGCTCTTGGAGTGATTGTTCATTTACATCAACAAAAGAAAGTAAAGTCTGTCTACGCTTCTGAAACAAGACCTTATTTACAAGGATCTCGTTTAACGAGTTTCGAATTAATTAAAGAAGGAATTGACCACGAAATCGTCGTTGAAGGTGCCGCTTCTTATTTGATGAGAAACAAAATGGTCGATGCTATTTTTGCAGGAGCTGATCGCATTGTTGAAAATGGTGATACGGCCAATAAAGTGGGTACATCGAGTTTAAGTATTATCGCTAAACACTATGGCATTCCATTTTTTATCGTAGCTCCAGTGAGTTCGTTCGACCTAGAAATGAAAACAGGGGATGAAATCGAAATCGAACTTCGCGACCCGAATGAAATCTTAAAATACAAAGGCGCTCACATCGCTCACCCGGATGCTAAAGCACTGAACCCAAGCTTCGATGTCACTGACCACTCATGCATTACAGGAATCCTTTGCGAAAATGGAGCGATTAACCCTGTTACTGTAGAAAACGTCAGAAAGGTTGTTGGAGTTTAA
- a CDS encoding AsmA family protein: protein MKSKKFKIIGAIVAVFIVFIAGVVYYASTKLNPEEIRKIAITQTEKVFPKAKASLDTINISWGLNFKIELHKFAINTTSPEGAPVEMMAVDTMVVKVPLWAIITNGGVIEIQLDKPLMNYAEFPVGNNWTYAMGDKKDEDKKDEKTPEEKAAAQEKAIGIFGKSKINVKLSDVAVKYSLRDNSNGQITVSRFLVKGLNFESSTAFEIASDAKFVMADRSEVSFSTIAIGEINIADLVKNGSVSSLVIVKVNNITKTGLEWKFPEITTNVNLLLTKDGEISGKVATSFESQNKISADFKMTKQIEISNINVDIILKDIGLIMGLDRAIDLSKAKLSAKGGLIYTEDKKIDADLSFSIAPGIGYSKDGVVATTSVEGSFKQKDIYVRVKMDVLSGLVDTIVNGEYDPNQKFDMKALKPFNVKVTATRLRIPEKVIQQKLWAKKDPAVVAKEEADAEAAREKAAKEGKPMPGLPAANVNMTWSNISVGGEDFSGSGKIIVSSHAIAVDAMKFKFSKGTGTLTQTMKLGLKSNESVFDLGIKDLNLSSFKPFLPPFIDNFTGTFSGKVNGSATLFKAVKPPKYDVNVALDAKNGDIKKLNIGEFINPLLASIPMIKDQVGDKQLKLDGNFETLNMKGRFTDTTYNLASFNFIGLNKKVEITGSGTIYPVVGAPNNSSMDVYFTENAKIGELLQKNVGVKVLPIRLSGPNYAMKPEIQYTLSRIAKGAIKTKGVEAAQKVIDKNIDKIVPEKAREQVKGLLNGLFKKK, encoded by the coding sequence ATGAAATCGAAAAAATTTAAAATTATTGGGGCCATTGTAGCCGTCTTCATTGTCTTTATTGCTGGAGTTGTTTATTACGCTTCAACAAAATTGAATCCGGAAGAGATTAGAAAAATTGCCATCACTCAAACTGAAAAGGTTTTTCCAAAGGCGAAGGCCAGTCTGGACACAATCAATATTTCATGGGGATTAAATTTTAAAATCGAGCTTCATAAGTTTGCAATCAATACAACGAGTCCTGAAGGGGCACCTGTTGAAATGATGGCCGTTGATACAATGGTGGTAAAAGTTCCTCTATGGGCGATTATTACAAATGGTGGAGTGATTGAAATCCAACTTGATAAACCTTTAATGAACTACGCTGAATTCCCGGTTGGTAACAACTGGACATATGCAATGGGTGATAAAAAGGACGAAGATAAGAAAGACGAAAAAACTCCTGAAGAGAAAGCGGCCGCTCAAGAAAAAGCGATTGGTATCTTTGGAAAAAGCAAAATCAATGTGAAGTTATCAGATGTAGCAGTAAAATACTCACTTCGCGATAATTCAAACGGACAAATTACAGTTTCTCGTTTTTTAGTTAAAGGCCTTAACTTCGAATCATCAACAGCTTTCGAAATTGCCTCAGATGCAAAATTTGTTATGGCCGATAGATCGGAAGTTTCCTTCAGTACAATTGCTATTGGAGAAATCAATATCGCCGACCTGGTTAAAAACGGCTCAGTGAGCTCACTTGTTATTGTTAAAGTAAATAACATTACTAAAACAGGTCTAGAGTGGAAGTTTCCGGAAATCACAACGAACGTAAATCTACTTCTTACAAAAGATGGAGAGATTTCAGGAAAAGTGGCAACTTCTTTTGAATCACAAAATAAAATCTCTGCTGATTTCAAGATGACAAAACAAATTGAAATCTCAAACATCAATGTCGACATCATTTTAAAAGACATCGGTCTTATCATGGGGCTGGACCGTGCAATTGATCTATCTAAAGCAAAACTTTCTGCTAAAGGTGGTTTAATTTACACTGAAGATAAAAAAATCGATGCTGACCTGTCTTTTTCAATTGCTCCAGGAATTGGATATTCAAAAGATGGAGTCGTTGCAACGACAAGTGTTGAAGGTTCATTTAAACAAAAAGATATTTACGTTCGTGTGAAGATGGATGTTCTAAGTGGATTAGTTGATACCATTGTTAACGGCGAATACGATCCTAATCAGAAGTTCGATATGAAAGCACTTAAGCCTTTCAATGTTAAAGTGACAGCAACTCGTTTAAGAATTCCCGAAAAAGTCATCCAACAAAAACTATGGGCGAAAAAAGACCCTGCAGTTGTTGCTAAAGAAGAAGCAGATGCTGAAGCAGCTCGCGAAAAAGCAGCCAAAGAAGGAAAACCAATGCCAGGTCTTCCGGCCGCTAACGTAAACATGACTTGGTCAAATATCAGTGTTGGTGGAGAAGATTTCTCTGGAAGCGGAAAAATTATCGTAAGCTCACATGCTATCGCCGTTGATGCTATGAAATTCAAGTTCTCAAAAGGAACAGGGACGTTAACTCAGACAATGAAGCTTGGTTTAAAATCTAATGAGTCTGTTTTTGATCTTGGAATTAAAGATCTAAATCTTTCTTCGTTTAAGCCTTTCCTTCCACCATTCATCGACAATTTTACTGGAACATTCTCTGGAAAAGTAAACGGAAGTGCGACGTTGTTTAAAGCAGTCAAACCACCAAAATATGATGTGAACGTTGCACTGGATGCAAAAAATGGCGATATCAAAAAACTTAATATCGGAGAGTTCATCAATCCTCTTCTAGCAAGCATCCCAATGATTAAAGATCAGGTAGGGGATAAACAACTTAAGCTTGATGGAAACTTTGAAACTCTGAATATGAAAGGTCGTTTTACTGATACAACTTACAACCTGGCATCATTCAACTTCATTGGCCTTAATAAAAAAGTTGAGATCACAGGAAGCGGAACAATCTATCCTGTTGTTGGAGCTCCAAACAATTCAAGCATGGATGTGTATTTTACAGAAAACGCAAAAATTGGAGAGCTTCTTCAAAAGAACGTTGGTGTAAAAGTTCTACCGATTCGTTTATCAGGTCCTAACTATGCAATGAAGCCAGAAATTCAATATACACTTTCTAGAATCGCTAAAGGCGCTATTAAAACGAAAGGTGTTGAAGCTGCTCAAAAAGTGATCGACAAAAATATTGATAAGATCGTTCCTGAAAAGGCCAGAGAGCAAGTAAAGGGATTATTAAACGGTCTATTTAAGAAAAAATAA
- a CDS encoding winged helix-turn-helix domain-containing protein, whose amino-acid sequence MLEGLLGNKSAEKVMLALYANKELHASAIAQMYDTALDPIKKQLERFEEAGFLVSRVVGRSRLYSFNEKSPIIGPLKELLAIAYKTEKKFQKRKQDHTPTRDL is encoded by the coding sequence ATGTTGGAAGGTCTATTAGGAAATAAATCTGCAGAAAAAGTTATGCTCGCTCTTTACGCGAATAAAGAGTTGCACGCCTCTGCGATTGCCCAAATGTACGACACCGCACTTGATCCGATAAAAAAACAATTAGAAAGATTTGAAGAGGCAGGATTCTTGGTTTCAAGAGTTGTCGGGCGTTCACGCCTTTATAGCTTCAATGAAAAAAGCCCAATCATCGGGCCGTTAAAAGAACTTCTGGCGATTGCTTATAAAACAGAAAAGAAATTCCAAAAAAGAAAACAAGATCATACGCCAACGAGAGATTTGTGA
- a CDS encoding chloride channel protein: MDKSKTFEVQMFKKMIVWCSLAVVIGICAGVASTLFLHSVDWAIEFRRAHSWMIIFLPLVGFLVAWFYKIYGKEVQHGNNLIIDEIHKPTKTIPFRMVPMIFIGAVISHLFGASVGREGAAVQMGAGLSDQFSKYLGRFYNNRKLILMMGMSAGFSSIFGAPIAGAIFGFEVLFIGTLVYDALLPCLVAAVVGYYTALLLGVVHAHYFYMEIPSVSIPGILSAIIAGVAFGLTAKFFVWSLHALKDLYQEKIKNELLFPVIGGSILVVCYYLFGSDRYHSLGEEIIRASFTQHVYPWDFLGKIFTTALSVGSGFRGGEVMSLFYIGATLGNALAFILPLAYPVLAALGFVSVFAGAANVPIASVILAFELFGPGIGVYAALAIVTSYLFSGRHGIYHSQRTHTEKNI, from the coding sequence ATGGATAAATCAAAGACTTTCGAAGTACAAATGTTCAAAAAAATGATCGTTTGGTGCTCTCTGGCCGTGGTTATTGGAATTTGTGCAGGTGTGGCCTCTACACTGTTTCTTCATTCGGTAGATTGGGCCATTGAATTCAGGCGCGCCCATTCCTGGATGATTATCTTTTTACCTCTGGTTGGATTCCTGGTGGCCTGGTTTTACAAGATCTATGGGAAGGAAGTTCAACATGGAAACAATCTCATTATCGATGAGATCCATAAGCCAACAAAAACCATCCCTTTCAGAATGGTGCCGATGATTTTTATCGGTGCTGTGATCTCGCATTTATTTGGTGCTTCGGTCGGACGAGAAGGGGCCGCTGTCCAAATGGGAGCAGGACTTAGTGATCAATTCTCTAAATATCTTGGAAGGTTTTATAATAACCGCAAACTTATTTTGATGATGGGAATGAGTGCTGGTTTTTCTTCAATCTTTGGAGCTCCGATTGCCGGGGCCATCTTTGGATTCGAAGTTTTATTTATTGGTACATTAGTTTACGATGCACTTCTTCCTTGTTTAGTGGCCGCAGTCGTTGGTTACTACACGGCACTTTTGTTAGGTGTTGTTCATGCACATTATTTTTATATGGAAATTCCTTCTGTTTCAATTCCAGGCATTTTATCGGCAATCATCGCAGGAGTTGCCTTTGGTTTAACGGCCAAGTTTTTTGTTTGGTCACTTCATGCGCTTAAAGATCTATATCAAGAAAAAATTAAAAACGAGCTGCTTTTTCCTGTTATTGGAGGATCAATACTTGTTGTTTGTTATTATCTTTTTGGCTCAGACCGCTACCATAGTTTAGGCGAGGAGATTATTCGCGCGAGTTTTACTCAGCATGTATATCCCTGGGACTTTTTAGGTAAAATCTTTACGACAGCACTTTCAGTTGGATCTGGATTTAGAGGAGGAGAAGTGATGTCTCTTTTTTATATCGGGGCCACCCTAGGTAATGCACTTGCATTTATTCTTCCTCTTGCTTATCCCGTTCTCGCAGCATTAGGTTTTGTTTCCGTCTTCGCAGGCGCTGCAAATGTTCCTATCGCAAGTGTTATTTTGGCATTCGAACTATTTGGGCCAGGCATTGGTGTTTATGCTGCACTCGCTATTGTTACAAGTTATTTATTCTCAGGCAGACACGGCATTTATCATTCGCAGCGCACACACACAGAAAAGAATATCTGA
- a CDS encoding lysylphosphatidylglycerol synthase transmembrane domain-containing protein: MSSRVKKIYHTTLLILSIVLIVGVIVYIKQSPITINQLKNLHPGYMVALIALHALGFWFLGFTQAMPLKKHSIEIKTSEWYGLSVVAELFNMILPANGGTGVRMMYLKDKKNLPIRQFLSMNFAVILTGFTMLGIFGSLYFQYVLNKNDEVFKLLDSLFIALALSGIMLLVFSEVLGKVFKIKRKYSPKIYLFDTKFAFKATAVWFAFFALYPLKIYLSFLAIGVQIGASESFEISLILLVASFFQVLPGNIGVKELITAYISSHYGIKFETALLASLIDRGVLLLFLLPVGFYFYWELFLDAAIPKIAIPFLRPSQSEQTSP, encoded by the coding sequence ATGAGCTCGAGAGTTAAAAAGATCTATCACACCACTTTGCTAATTTTATCGATTGTTCTAATCGTAGGCGTGATCGTTTATATAAAACAAAGTCCAATCACAATTAATCAGTTAAAAAATCTTCATCCTGGATACATGGTTGCACTTATCGCACTTCATGCATTAGGTTTCTGGTTTTTAGGCTTCACTCAAGCAATGCCTTTAAAAAAACACAGTATCGAAATTAAAACTAGTGAGTGGTATGGGCTCTCTGTCGTTGCAGAGCTCTTTAACATGATTCTTCCGGCCAACGGTGGCACCGGTGTGAGAATGATGTACCTGAAGGATAAAAAGAATCTTCCTATAAGACAATTTTTATCCATGAATTTTGCAGTTATTTTAACTGGATTTACAATGCTTGGGATTTTCGGATCACTTTACTTCCAATATGTCTTAAATAAAAACGATGAAGTCTTCAAGCTTCTTGATTCACTCTTCATCGCTTTAGCGCTTTCTGGGATTATGCTTTTAGTTTTCTCTGAAGTTTTAGGGAAAGTTTTTAAGATTAAGAGAAAGTATTCTCCGAAAATTTATTTATTCGATACCAAGTTTGCTTTCAAGGCGACAGCTGTATGGTTTGCTTTTTTTGCATTATACCCGTTAAAAATCTATCTTTCGTTTCTTGCTATTGGTGTTCAGATTGGTGCTAGTGAGAGTTTTGAAATAAGTCTTATTCTGCTAGTGGCCTCTTTCTTTCAGGTTCTTCCTGGAAACATCGGCGTAAAGGAGTTAATCACTGCTTATATTTCGTCTCACTATGGTATTAAATTTGAGACAGCGTTACTCGCCAGTCTTATTGATCGTGGAGTCCTTCTGCTTTTCTTATTGCCAGTAGGATTTTATTTTTACTGGGAACTCTTTTTGGATGCGGCCATTCCGAAAATTGCGATCCCTTTTCTTAGGCCATCACAATCGGAGCAAACTTCACCATAA